In one Echinicola marina genomic region, the following are encoded:
- a CDS encoding IS1182 family transposase, translated as MQKQDLNVAFKDYNPNQLMFLPPSLEELIPAHHPGRVVHQIIERIDLSEVYGRYSENGSSSYHPKMLLKVLVYGYLENCYSSRKLEKAVRENIVFMWLAGMQRPDHHTINRFRSERLRDVIGDIFAQVVLLLHEEGLLDIKEVYTDGTKIEANANRYTFVWGKAIKKSKERISSQLQELWNYAGSVASAELGTEEPDFVNPSAEKVSRTIEKINQALEGKAVDKKVKQKLGYAQKNWPAKLEEYAQKEEVLAGRNSYSKTDPDATFMRMKEDHMRNGQLKPAYNLQLSTHGRFVVNYSLHPNPNDTLTLKPHLQQYHQHYGFYPSCCTADAGYGSEENYCFLEQNQIEAYVKYNTFHKELRQESQSKKVHGLLDNLYYDPQKDHYICPMGQAMEPCWESTRKTSTGFVQHYRHYTAQNCKDCPLAASCRPGTGNKSLRVNTRLQQQKTRARQRLTSEQGIQKRRQRATDVEPVFADFKHNKGRARFMLRGAEKVAIETGLIAIAHNLAKMAG; from the coding sequence GTGCAAAAACAAGACTTAAATGTAGCTTTTAAAGACTACAATCCCAACCAACTGATGTTTCTTCCTCCCAGTTTGGAGGAATTGATTCCCGCCCACCATCCAGGCCGTGTTGTTCACCAGATCATTGAGCGGATAGATCTGAGTGAGGTGTATGGTCGATACTCAGAGAACGGATCCAGCAGCTATCATCCCAAGATGTTGTTAAAGGTGTTGGTTTATGGATATTTAGAGAACTGTTATTCTTCCCGCAAGCTTGAAAAAGCGGTCCGGGAGAACATTGTGTTCATGTGGCTTGCCGGAATGCAGCGTCCCGATCACCATACAATCAATCGGTTCCGTTCAGAACGTCTCCGGGATGTGATTGGTGATATTTTTGCCCAAGTGGTGCTGTTGCTGCATGAAGAAGGACTTTTGGACATCAAAGAAGTGTACACCGATGGGACCAAGATCGAAGCCAATGCCAACCGCTACACCTTTGTCTGGGGCAAGGCGATTAAAAAGAGCAAGGAACGGATCAGTTCCCAGCTTCAGGAACTTTGGAACTATGCCGGTTCGGTAGCCTCCGCTGAGTTGGGGACAGAAGAACCCGACTTTGTGAATCCGAGTGCAGAGAAAGTTTCCCGAACCATCGAAAAGATCAATCAGGCGCTGGAAGGGAAAGCCGTTGACAAGAAGGTGAAACAGAAGTTGGGTTATGCCCAAAAGAACTGGCCTGCCAAACTGGAAGAATATGCCCAGAAAGAGGAAGTACTGGCTGGACGGAACAGTTATTCCAAAACCGATCCGGATGCCACGTTCATGCGGATGAAGGAAGACCATATGAGAAATGGCCAGCTCAAACCTGCCTACAACCTTCAACTCAGCACCCACGGACGGTTCGTGGTCAACTATTCCCTGCATCCCAATCCCAATGATACCTTAACCCTGAAGCCTCATCTACAGCAGTACCATCAGCATTACGGATTCTACCCTTCCTGTTGTACAGCAGATGCTGGATACGGAAGTGAAGAGAACTATTGCTTTCTGGAGCAGAACCAGATCGAAGCTTACGTCAAGTACAACACCTTCCACAAAGAACTCCGTCAGGAATCCCAATCAAAGAAAGTCCATGGCTTGCTGGACAACCTGTATTACGATCCACAGAAAGATCACTACATCTGTCCGATGGGACAGGCGATGGAACCCTGTTGGGAAAGTACCAGAAAAACCTCAACCGGTTTTGTCCAGCATTACCGGCACTATACAGCCCAAAATTGCAAGGACTGCCCACTGGCTGCTAGTTGTAGACCCGGGACCGGTAACAAATCCCTCAGGGTAAACACCAGGTTACAACAACAGAAGACAAGGGCAAGACAACGACTCACCTCTGAGCAGGGTATCCAGAAAAGAAGGCAACGGGCCACCGATGTGGAACCGGTATTTGCAGACTTCAAACACAACAAAGGGAGAGCAAGGTTTATGTTAAGAGGAGCCGAAAAAGTAGCAATTGAAACCGGATTGATTGCCATCGCCCACAACCTGGCAAAAATGGCCGGGTAA
- the ffh gene encoding signal recognition particle protein — protein sequence MFDNLSYKLDKAFKTLKGTGKITEINVASTVKEIRRALIDADVNYKVAKEVTDTIKTEALGRDVLISVSPGQLLVKITQEELTKLMGGKKEDINLSGDPGVILISGLQGSGKTTFSGKLASHLKKQGRQVLLVACDIYRPAAIEQLKTLGEQIGVEVYAEPENKNALEIASKAIEYAKKNGKKTVIVDTAGRLAVDEQMMNEISELKKHLNPAETLFVVDSMTGQDAVNTAKTFDERLDFNGVVLTKLDGDTRGGAAISIRHVVDKPIKFISTGEKMENLDVFYPDRMAQRILGMGDVVSLVERAQQSFDEDEAKRINAKIRKNQFNFDDFLSQLEQIKKMGNLKDLMGMIPGMGKAIKGLDIDDDSFKPIEAIIRSMTPLERENPDVIDGGRRRRIAKGSGRSIQEVNNLMKQFSDMRKLMKQMNKMGGAQRALGNLMPKAGGRR from the coding sequence ATGTTTGATAATCTTAGTTATAAATTAGATAAGGCATTTAAGACCCTCAAAGGGACGGGTAAAATCACAGAGATCAATGTTGCCAGTACGGTTAAGGAGATCAGAAGAGCCTTGATTGATGCTGACGTTAACTATAAAGTGGCCAAGGAAGTTACCGATACTATTAAGACGGAAGCTTTAGGTAGGGATGTGTTGATCTCTGTTTCTCCTGGGCAGTTATTGGTGAAAATCACTCAGGAAGAGCTGACCAAATTGATGGGCGGCAAAAAGGAGGATATCAACCTTAGCGGAGATCCTGGTGTGATATTGATTTCTGGTCTTCAAGGTTCTGGTAAAACCACTTTTTCGGGGAAATTGGCCAGTCACCTTAAGAAGCAGGGGAGACAGGTGTTATTGGTAGCTTGTGATATTTACCGACCAGCTGCGATTGAACAGTTGAAGACTTTGGGTGAGCAGATTGGTGTGGAGGTCTATGCGGAGCCGGAAAATAAAAATGCTTTGGAGATTGCTTCAAAAGCCATCGAATATGCCAAGAAAAACGGAAAGAAAACTGTAATCGTTGATACAGCTGGTCGTTTGGCAGTGGATGAGCAGATGATGAATGAAATTTCCGAATTGAAGAAACATCTAAACCCTGCTGAAACCTTATTCGTGGTGGACTCCATGACGGGGCAAGATGCTGTCAACACAGCTAAGACCTTTGATGAGCGATTAGACTTCAATGGGGTAGTATTGACCAAATTGGATGGTGATACCCGTGGTGGTGCGGCCATTTCTATCCGTCACGTAGTAGATAAACCAATCAAATTTATCTCTACAGGTGAGAAGATGGAAAACCTGGACGTTTTCTACCCGGATCGTATGGCCCAGCGAATCTTAGGGATGGGAGATGTTGTTTCCTTGGTGGAGCGTGCTCAGCAGTCTTTTGATGAGGATGAAGCCAAAAGGATCAATGCGAAAATCCGTAAGAATCAGTTTAACTTTGATGATTTCCTTTCCCAACTTGAGCAAATCAAGAAAATGGGTAACTTGAAAGATTTGATGGGGATGATCCCTGGGATGGGAAAAGCGATCAAAGGATTGGATATTGATGATGATTCATTCAAACCAATAGAAGCGATTATAAGAAGTATGACACCTTTGGAGCGTGAGAATCCTGATGTGATTGATGGAGGAAGAAGGAGAAGAATTGCCAAGGGTAGTGGAAGGTCTATACAAGAGGTGAACAATTTGATGAAACAGTTTTCTGATATGAGAAAACTGATGAAGCAAATGAACAAAATGGGCGGTGCCCAACGTGCCTTGGGAAATTTGATGCCAAAAGC
- a CDS encoding SusD/RagB family nutrient-binding outer membrane lipoprotein, protein MNINRLLIGTLLIGSMASCSISDFEDNYTDPSKLAETTVGKQFTGMIHSNRLYVLPGYGDYFVVNRITSNRYSQVTGWVNVENQYVPGSAAVSERWDAYYNFMAQYRELQKVYAGLSDLEKENNRVFMITAAAYFYDRTQKMVDLYGDIPWSEAAMLSTNEGDYPNSYPAYDNAEDIYTKMLDDLAVFADELPDLQLSNATKEVFRTQDLVNRGNINLWVKYINSLRLRMLTRVSGNSTFSERAETEIEKILSSPADYPVVTDNDSNILFKIHTLGTLMGVNQFRDGLESWDGNIAGKAILDHMVNNEDPRLTYLFETGEKANGQYLGLDPLLDASAQNALIESLTLSIYNRSTLSRNQYFPGVIMTASEVNLIAAEYYLKEGQEAMAKTHYEAAIKQSVGFYEYLRSISNNTIATDPVVPTEESINAYLAMESVSWDAASTMDDKLTLIAEQKWLHYNVVQPNENWTEIRRLKKLDLDFWVDNSNQQSTPPDRWMYPGSEQTYNTENYAKVQSKDKLTNKLFWDVN, encoded by the coding sequence ATGAATATCAATCGACTATTAATAGGAACACTTCTGATAGGTAGCATGGCAAGCTGTTCTATCTCGGATTTTGAAGATAATTATACAGATCCTTCCAAACTTGCCGAAACTACCGTTGGAAAACAGTTTACTGGAATGATTCATTCCAACAGACTATATGTATTGCCCGGTTATGGAGATTATTTTGTGGTCAATAGGATTACATCCAACCGTTATAGCCAGGTTACGGGCTGGGTAAATGTGGAAAATCAATATGTGCCGGGTTCTGCAGCTGTAAGTGAGCGTTGGGATGCTTATTATAATTTTATGGCCCAATACCGCGAATTACAGAAAGTATATGCGGGTTTGTCGGACTTGGAAAAGGAGAATAACCGCGTATTTATGATTACAGCCGCGGCTTATTTTTATGACCGCACACAGAAAATGGTGGATCTCTATGGTGATATCCCTTGGAGTGAGGCTGCTATGCTGAGCACCAATGAGGGCGATTATCCAAATTCGTATCCTGCATATGATAATGCTGAGGATATCTATACCAAGATGTTGGATGATTTAGCTGTTTTTGCTGACGAATTGCCTGATTTACAATTGAGCAATGCGACTAAAGAAGTTTTTAGGACGCAAGATTTGGTTAACCGTGGCAATATCAATCTTTGGGTAAAATATATCAACTCTTTGAGATTAAGAATGCTGACAAGGGTGAGTGGAAACAGTACATTTAGTGAAAGAGCAGAAACGGAGATTGAGAAGATTCTATCCAGTCCAGCTGACTACCCAGTAGTGACGGATAATGATAGCAATATCCTGTTTAAGATCCATACTTTAGGAACCTTAATGGGGGTAAATCAATTCAGAGATGGATTGGAAAGTTGGGATGGCAATATTGCTGGTAAAGCAATTTTGGATCATATGGTAAATAATGAAGATCCAAGGTTGACTTACTTGTTTGAGACTGGAGAAAAGGCAAATGGGCAGTATTTAGGTCTTGACCCATTATTGGATGCTTCTGCGCAAAATGCTTTGATAGAATCTTTGACCCTGTCTATCTATAACCGCTCTACCTTAAGTAGAAACCAATATTTCCCTGGAGTAATCATGACTGCTTCTGAAGTGAATTTAATAGCAGCAGAATATTACTTAAAGGAAGGTCAGGAAGCGATGGCAAAAACACACTATGAAGCGGCTATCAAGCAGTCGGTTGGCTTCTATGAGTATTTAAGAAGTATATCTAATAATACTATTGCTACAGATCCTGTAGTACCTACAGAAGAATCGATCAACGCTTATCTGGCAATGGAGTCCGTTTCTTGGGATGCTGCCTCTACAATGGATGATAAGTTGACCTTGATTGCAGAGCAGAAGTGGTTACACTATAATGTAGTGCAGCCTAATGAAAACTGGACAGAAATCAGAAGACTTAAGAAATTGGATCTTGATTTCTGGGTAGATAACTCTAACCAGCAAAGTACTCCTCCGGACCGTTGGATGTATCCAGGGTCTGAGCAGACGTATAATACAGAAAATTATGCCAAAGTACAGAGTAAGGACAAGTTGACCAACAAGTTGTTCTGGGATGTAAACTAA